One stretch of Bacteroidota bacterium DNA includes these proteins:
- a CDS encoding DUF255 domain-containing protein, producing MKRLLFVMLVITLSSTVLAKDLPWKKFNAGISEAKKSGKKVLIDVYTDWCKWCKTMDTVTYKDKKIKAYLEKNYVLIKLNAEGNEQITYSGQKMSPGEFAQGMRVDGYPATLFMKTNGEPITVLPGFSEPKMFIHVLTFIGENHFEKKNFEQYLKEKGIK from the coding sequence ATGAAAAGATTATTATTTGTAATGCTTGTTATTACACTATCCTCAACTGTTTTGGCGAAAGACCTTCCGTGGAAAAAATTCAACGCAGGAATTTCCGAAGCAAAAAAATCTGGCAAAAAAGTACTTATTGATGTCTATACGGATTGGTGTAAATGGTGCAAAACAATGGACACGGTGACCTATAAGGATAAAAAAATAAAAGCATATCTTGAAAAAAATTATGTGTTGATCAAATTAAACGCAGAGGGAAATGAGCAGATTACATATTCAGGACAAAAAATGAGTCCGGGTGAGTTTGCTCAGGGAATGAGAGTCGATGGATATCCTGCCACATTGTTTATGAAAACAAACGGCGAGCCAATTACCGTGCTTCCGGGATTTTCCGAGCCGAAAATGTTCATCCATGTATTAACATTTATTGGTGAGAACCATTTTGAAAAGAAGAATTTTGAACAATACCTTAAAGAAAAAGGGATAAAATAA
- a CDS encoding rhodanese-like domain-containing protein, with amino-acid sequence MSSLADKISNGAKIVDVRTVEEFNEEAFPNAVNIPVNEVQLRMSEFGDKNSSVIVYCASGARSAYVARMLKNAGYTDVVNAGGLYDMPGL; translated from the coding sequence ATGTCTAGTTTAGCAGACAAAATATCAAATGGTGCAAAAATTGTCGATGTACGAACAGTGGAAGAGTTTAATGAAGAAGCATTTCCGAATGCAGTGAACATTCCGGTAAATGAAGTGCAGCTGAGGATGAGTGAATTCGGAGACAAAAACAGTTCGGTCATCGTCTATTGTGCTTCCGGCGCGCGAAGTGCGTACGTTGCCCGCATGCTAAAGAACGCAGGATATACTGATGTCGTTAATGCCGGCGGATTGTATGATATGCCCGGCTTATAA
- a CDS encoding FAD-dependent oxidoreductase, whose translation MTNSNPKKILIIGGVAGGATAAARIRRLDETAEITVLEKGPYVSFANCGLPYFISRDIQRRSNLLLQTPEGFFSRYRVQVKTNTEAIEIQRSKKIVFARTLQGEEQFSYDKLILAQGGSPIVPPLPGIVNDHVFKLWTIPDMDRIHKFIEEKKPKKAVVAGGGFIGLEMAEALHARGIEVTLVELAPQVMILMDPEFGAMIKSGLQEKGIIVKTSIGLSAIAENSVTLSDSSTIEANMVLLSIGVRPELTLAKSAGLEIGPSGGLIIDETMCTNDPDIYAAGDMVEIENKVHGKKVRIPLAGPANRQGRIAGTNVLGGKMVYRGALGTSVVKLFDRTAASTGLSEKAARESGFDVGIAYVFKDNHVTYFPGGKPLALKIVYDKKTTKLLGGQAYGEAGVEKRIDVLATALHGKMTLEDLSELDLAYAPPYNSANDPVNMASFIGLNHISGYSPIKTPVEVMQELEKGNGIILDVRTVGEQAKAPLLNVIHIPADEIRDRLDDIPKNKTVYLLSKDGFLGHTSLQILKAEGWTNIFNITGGYSAAQWFDGWNFNI comes from the coding sequence ATGACAAACAGCAATCCTAAAAAAATATTGATCATCGGCGGCGTAGCCGGCGGCGCAACGGCGGCAGCACGTATTCGACGATTGGATGAAACGGCAGAGATTACAGTCCTAGAAAAAGGGCCGTATGTTAGTTTTGCCAATTGCGGACTTCCATACTTTATTAGTAGAGATATTCAGCGTCGCTCAAATCTGCTTCTTCAGACTCCGGAAGGATTCTTCAGTCGTTATCGTGTGCAAGTTAAGACCAATACGGAAGCAATCGAAATTCAGCGAAGTAAAAAAATAGTTTTTGCAAGAACACTTCAAGGTGAAGAACAATTTTCCTATGACAAATTGATATTAGCTCAAGGGGGCTCACCAATTGTTCCGCCACTTCCCGGTATTGTGAATGATCATGTCTTTAAGCTTTGGACAATTCCGGATATGGATCGCATCCATAAATTTATCGAAGAGAAAAAACCAAAGAAGGCTGTTGTTGCCGGAGGTGGATTTATCGGTTTGGAAATGGCAGAAGCACTGCATGCACGAGGGATAGAAGTAACATTAGTTGAATTGGCTCCACAAGTGATGATTTTGATGGATCCTGAATTTGGAGCGATGATCAAATCGGGACTTCAAGAAAAAGGTATCATTGTCAAAACGTCAATCGGTCTTTCTGCGATTGCAGAAAACAGTGTAACGCTGAGTGATAGTTCAACAATTGAAGCAAATATGGTTTTGCTTTCGATTGGTGTTCGTCCTGAATTGACGCTGGCAAAATCTGCCGGATTAGAGATTGGCCCAAGCGGCGGTCTTATTATTGATGAAACAATGTGTACAAATGATCCGGATATTTATGCTGCCGGTGATATGGTAGAAATAGAAAATAAGGTGCATGGTAAGAAAGTTCGTATTCCTCTTGCCGGACCTGCAAATAGACAAGGAAGAATAGCCGGGACAAATGTGCTTGGCGGCAAGATGGTGTATCGGGGCGCGCTTGGGACATCGGTTGTAAAATTATTTGATCGAACTGCTGCTTCAACAGGATTATCGGAGAAAGCGGCACGTGAATCAGGTTTTGATGTTGGGATTGCCTATGTCTTTAAAGATAATCATGTCACTTATTTCCCCGGCGGAAAACCACTTGCATTGAAAATTGTGTATGATAAGAAAACGACGAAGCTTCTTGGTGGACAAGCATACGGCGAAGCTGGAGTGGAAAAAAGAATCGATGTGCTTGCAACAGCTCTTCATGGAAAAATGACCCTGGAAGATCTTTCTGAATTGGATCTTGCCTATGCTCCACCATACAACAGCGCAAACGATCCCGTAAATATGGCATCATTCATCGGTCTCAATCATATCAGCGGATATAGTCCAATAAAGACGCCAGTTGAAGTAATGCAAGAGTTGGAAAAAGGGAATGGAATTATTCTGGATGTGAGAACTGTTGGAGAACAGGCGAAAGCTCCTCTGTTGAATGTTATTCACATTCCTGCAGATGAAATTCGAGATCGTCTTGATGATATACCGAAAAATAAAACGGTATATTTATTAAGCAAAGATGGTTTCCTTGGACACACGAGTTTACAGATTCTTAAAGCCGAAGGATGGACTAACATATTTAATATTACGGGTGGATACTCCGCGGCACAATGGTTTGATGGTTGGAATTTCAATATATAA